The Salvia miltiorrhiza cultivar Shanhuang (shh) chromosome 1, IMPLAD_Smil_shh, whole genome shotgun sequence genome has a window encoding:
- the LOC131026352 gene encoding copper chaperone for superoxide dismutase, chloroplastic/cytosolic codes for MAFLRSVVATTTTAVAAATVAIPAVFAIPSVASSPSSSQSSTSFKGVSKNPFFGSLNLSANPICGPKKSGLLQAVTNLPSVSVEMDPEQSTQNGAVLPELLTEFMVDMKCEGCVNSVRNKLQTVDGVKKVDVDLTNQVVRVLGNSPVKILTEALDQTGRKARLIGQGLPDDFLVSAAVAEFKGPSIYGVVRLAQVNMELARIEANFSGLPPGKHGWSINQFGDLTKGAASTGKVFNPLKDEKEAVGDLGTLEVDEKGEAFYSGVKEKLRVGDVIGRSIAVYGSEDRSDEGIAAAVVARSAGVGENYKKLCTCDGTTIWEATNADFVSSKF; via the exons ATGGCATTTTTGAGGTCAGTAGTCGCCACAACAACTACAGCCGTAGCAGCAGCCACAGTTGCAATTCCAGCCGTCTTCGCTATCCCTTCAGTCGCATCCTCTCCTTCATCTTCACAGTCTTCCACTTCTTTCAAAGGGGTATCCAAAAACCCATTTTTCGGGTCGCTCAATCTGTCTGCCAACCCGATTTGCGGACCCAAAAAATCGGGCCTCCTGCAAGCTGTAACGAACCTGCCTTCTGTTTCTGTCGAAATGGATCCCGAACAATCGACGCAG AATGGTGCCGTGTTGCCGGAATTGCTG ACTGAATTTATGGTGGATATGAAATGTGAGGGCTGTGTTAATTCAGTCAGGAATAAGTTGCAGACTGTTGATG GTGTTAAAAAAGTTGATGTGGACTTAACCAATCAAGTTGTAAGGGTTCTTGGAAATTCACCTGTGAAGATCTTGACTGAAGCATTGGACCAGACTGGACGGAAGGCCAGATTAATTGGACAAGGTCTACCAGATG ATTTTCTAGTATCGGCTGCTGTTGCTGAATTTAAAGGTCCATCTATATACGGTGTTGTCCGCTTAGCCCAAGTTAATATGGAACTGGCTAGGATAGAAGCCAACTTCAGTGGTTTGCCCCCGGGAAAGCATGGTTGGTCGATCAATCAATTTGGTGATCTAACAAAGGGTGCTGCAAGCACTGGCAAAGTCTTTAATCCCTTGAAGGATGAAAAAGAG GCAGTGGGTGACCTGGGAACACTGGAAGTAGATGAAAAAGGTGAGGCGTTCTATTCTGGGGTGAAGGAGAAGCTAAGAGTGGGTGATGTTATTGGACGATCCATAGCGGTATATGGAAGTGAAGATAGATCAGACGAGGGTATTGCAGCTGCAGTGGTTGCTAGAAGCGCTGGAGTTGGCGAGAACTACAAAAAGCTTTGCACTTGTGATGGCACAACTATCTGGGAAGCAACCAATGCAGATTTTGTCAGCAGCAAATTTTAA